A section of the bacterium genome encodes:
- a CDS encoding 4Fe-4S dicluster domain-containing protein, producing the protein MGEEGKAKMIDIYIMGKKYQVPETLTILKAIEYSGYQFIRGCGCRGGICGACGTVYRTAGDYKLKSGLACQTVVEPEMYLAQIPFYPANKATYDIEKLEPTAEALIEHYPELLRCMGCNACSKVCPQDLEVMEYMSAAMKGDLERVAELSFECLMCGLCASRCPGENVQYNIGILARRLYARHLRPLAPDLAARVEEIKNGKYDEELERLINADDAEIERLYKETQADREPN; encoded by the coding sequence ATGGGTGAAGAGGGCAAAGCGAAGATGATAGACATCTACATCATGGGCAAGAAGTACCAGGTGCCCGAGACGCTGACCATCCTCAAGGCGATAGAGTATTCCGGCTACCAGTTCATTCGGGGCTGCGGCTGCCGCGGGGGCATCTGCGGCGCCTGCGGGACGGTGTACCGCACCGCCGGCGACTACAAGCTCAAGAGCGGCCTCGCCTGCCAGACCGTGGTCGAGCCGGAGATGTACCTGGCCCAGATTCCCTTCTACCCGGCCAACAAGGCGACCTACGACATCGAGAAGCTGGAGCCCACGGCGGAGGCCCTCATCGAGCACTACCCCGAGCTCTTGCGCTGCATGGGGTGCAACGCCTGCTCGAAGGTCTGCCCCCAGGACCTGGAGGTGATGGAGTACATGTCGGCGGCGATGAAGGGCGACCTGGAGCGGGTGGCCGAGCTCTCCTTCGAGTGCCTGATGTGCGGTCTTTGCGCCAGCCGCTGCCCCGGCGAGAACGTGCAGTACAACATCGGCATCCTCGCCCGGCGCCTCTACGCGCGCCATCTGCGTCCCCTGGCCCCCGACCTCGCGGCGCGGGTCGAGGAGATAAAAAACGGCAAGTACGACGAGGAGCTCGAGCGACTGATCAACGCCGACGACGCGGAGATCGAGCGAC
- a CDS encoding 4Fe-4S dicluster domain-containing protein: protein MPAIKERDLKKIQRTLDRIFDMKEPPVARTRLLSTGMELYNRLHSEGRDLASDKGCIACGNCVDSCPVLRREPERLERTAQRTSMALESIVGEDCEQCYSCALACPQTDLDIKQYIVDKRVVETLPKSKTLNQLDRYFAALIGLLFGILLGILIAW, encoded by the coding sequence ATGCCAGCCATCAAAGAACGCGACCTGAAGAAAATCCAGCGGACCCTGGACCGCATCTTCGACATGAAGGAGCCACCGGTGGCGCGGACCAGGCTCCTGTCCACCGGCATGGAGCTCTACAACCGCCTCCACTCCGAGGGGCGGGACCTCGCCTCGGACAAGGGTTGCATCGCCTGCGGCAACTGCGTGGATTCCTGCCCCGTACTGCGGCGAGAGCCGGAGAGGCTGGAGCGGACGGCCCAGCGCACCTCCATGGCGCTGGAGTCCATCGTGGGCGAGGACTGCGAGCAGTGCTACTCCTGCGCCCTGGCCTGCCCCCAGACCGACCTGGACATCAAGCAGTACATCGTGGACAAACGGGTGGTGGAGACCCTGCCTAAGAGCAAAACCCTCAACCAGTTGGATCGCTACTTCGCCGCGCTCATCGGGCTCCTGTTCGGCATCCTTCTGGGCATCCTCATCGCCTGGTAG